Part of the Kwoniella shivajii chromosome 1, complete sequence genome, AACTACATCAAGAGAAGTGACGGTCTTTCTCTTGGCGTGTTCGGTGTAAGTGACTGAGTCTCTAATAACGTTTTCAAGGAAGATCTTGAGTACACCTCGGGTTTCTATTGGACATAAAAGGGAGGGTTAGTATGCTACCCAAAACAATAGGTGAAATCGGAAGTTCAACGATGCATCGTCAACTTACCCTCGTAGATGAGACCTGAAATTCGCTTGACACCACCTCTTCGTGCGAGACGTCTGATAGCGGGTTTGGTGATACCTCTACGCACGACAAAGGGACTCGTCAgcatttgatctttttttcCGCTGAAGTGTATTCGTCTTCTGGAATCATGCTGAGAGAAGGATCACTCACTGGATGTTATCTCTCAACACTTTTCGGTGTCTCTTGgcaccacctttacctaaacctttaccacctgcaGTAAAGATAGTCAGCTATGTTGTCAGGATCCTAGGGGCACAAagcagctgattttgatgaaggaAATACTACTGACCTTTTCCTCGTCCAGACATGTTGATCAGTTATTAAATTGGGTTGGGGGGTGAGAGATGGCTAATGATCAAGACATTGGTCAGCTAGTGTGATCGATTCATCGTGCGCTGTGAAGCTGACTCACGAGAGAGAGGTGTTGATGAGTGATATCGCagattgatgagaagaaggaaaagaagtaAAAGTTTGAGATGCAAAATCCAGTCTTTATATATGATTAGACAGGTGACGCGACGTACAGTACAGTGGGAACGCAATAAAGGGGAACATAagggaaag contains:
- a CDS encoding histone H4, whose product is MSGRGKGGKGLGKGGAKRHRKVLRDNIQGITKPAIRRLARRGGVKRISGLIYEETRGVLKIFLENVIRDSVTYTEHAKRKTVTSLDVVYALKRQGRTLYGFGA